The Bradyrhizobium sp. CCGB01 genome segment TCTCGCTGCGCTCGATGCGAGCCGACCCTCCCCCTCCAGGGGAGGGTGCAGATCGCGTCGCCTCGGCAAGCCGGTTTGACAAGCCCCGCCAGCGAATCCTGCGGATGCAATCGATGTGCGGCTTGCGGGTTCGGCCGGATTAAGGTTATCGCGGCTTAGGGCCGGCTGCCGGGACCGGGGCCGTGGACCTGCCCGCGCCCGCGCGCGATACTAACCCTTTCTTAAGGCTGTCATTCCGGCGGCCTTGCACAATGATGCTGACAAGCGAGACTTGAAGCCGGTCGGATGACGAGTTCGGATTTCCAGTTGCGAGGCGTGGGCGATCCCCGGCTGGCCGTGCACGCGACCTCGCCGCTGCCCGCCTGGCTCTGGTCGATCGACGGCACGCGCGTGCTCTGGGCCAATCCGGTCGGCGCAAAACTGTTCGGCGCGGCCAATGCCACAGCCCTCGCGGACAGGATCTTCGGCCCGGCGGACAGCCATCGCCGCCAGGTCGCCCGGCTCGCCCGCCAGCTGCCGGCGAACGGCGCCGTCAGGCTCGAACGTCTGCGCGGCTTCGGTGCCCGCCTCGGCACGCTGATGACCTGCGCCTGCGCCCGCCTCGACTTTGCCGATGGCCAGCATGGTCTGCTCGTCACCGCGATGGACCCGACGCTGCGCGCCATGCCGCTGGTCGAGCGGCTGCACCGTCTCGTCGACGGCGCCAAGGTGCCGATGGCGGCGTTCGCGCCCGACGGCCTGTTCGTCGGCGCCAGCGAAGCCGCCCATTCCCTGCTCGGCTTTCGCGATCTCGGCGATGCCGGCCTCGACCAGACCCGCAGCGATGCGCTGACGACAGGCCGCGCCGAGACGCCGATCGGCATCGGCAAGATGGTGCTGCAACGGGTCGGCGTGGGTGCCGATGTCGGCCTGGTCGCGCTGATCGAGCCTGCGGCCGCGCCCGAGAGCACGCCGGATGCTGCAGCAGAAGCGCCGGTTGAATCCGCGCCGCACGCCGCGGCGATGCCGGGCGCGCCGCCGCCATCCGAAGCGGTGCCGGCCGGGATCGCATTGTTCGACGCCTTCGCCGATCCCATCGAAGAGACCGCACAGGCACCGGAGCAAGAGCCGGAGCAGGAAGCGCTCGCCCAGGCCGCCGACATCGCGCCGAAAACTCCGGTTGAAAACTTGGCCGAAGCCATCGTGTCGCCGCAGGCCGCGCCAATCACCTCACACATGGTCGAACCGCCGCCGGGCCACGCAGAGCCGCCCGCACCGCGTCAGCATCCGCTGCGCTTCCTGTGGCAGATGGATGCGGACGGCCGCTTCGTGCTCGCAACCGGCGAGTTCATCCACCTGATGGGCGCTCGCACGGCCGCCGGCTTCGGCCGCCCCTGGCGCGAGATCGCCGACGAATTTGCGCTCGACCCTGAGGGCCGCGTCGCGCAGGCGCTGGCCAGCCGCGACACCTGGGCCGGGATCACCGTGAACTGGCCGGCCGATGGCGGCGAGCATCTGCCGGTCGAGCTTGCAGGCCTGCCCGTCTACGATCACGCGCGTAGCTTTGCCGGCTTCAAGGGCTTTGGGGTCTGCCGCGATCTCGATGGCCTCAACCGGCTCGAGGCGCTCCGGCGGTTCGAGCAGTTCGCCGCGCCGTCCGCACAGCACGGCCTCTCCGCCGACATCGTCGCGCCCGATCCCGAGCCCGTGGCGGAGGCCCCGCCGCCACCGGGCGAGCCGCCCGCAGCCGAGCCTGAGCCGACGCCTGAAGCTGACCTGCCCGCCCCCGCCCCCGCCCCCGACGCGAATTCACACCCAACCGATCCGGAAACGCCAGTGGAAACGCCTCCCAATGTCGTGCCGTTCCGTCCACCCGGCGATGTCAGATCACTCAGTGATCAGAGATCGCCGACGCTGACCCCGGTCGAGAACAGCGCGTTCAACGAGCTCGCGCGGCAATTGTCCGAGCGGTTAGAGCGCGAGCGCGAGACGATCGCAGCCGGCACGTCCGAGCCGCCGGCCGCGGAGAGTGCGCCCGAGCCGCCGCTGCCGGAGCCCGAGGCGCCGCAGCCGCCGGAATGGCTGGCCGAGCCCGCACCGCCCGCGCACGGCCACAGCGTGCGCGACCGCGCGCTGCTCGATTTGTTGCCGACGGGCATCCTGATCTACCGGCTCGACCGGCTGCTCTACGCCAACCCCGCCTTCCTCGCGCGCATGGGCTATGCCGATCTGGGCGCGCTGGAATATGCCGGCGGGCTCGATGCGCTCTATGTCGAGCCGGGCGTATCGTCGGCGAGCAGCACGTCGCAGGCCGGCACGCCTGTCACGATCAGCGCGACGGTGGCGAACGGCGAAGCGCCGCTTCCGACCACCGAAGCGCACCTGCACACGATCGACTGGGACGGCGAGAGCGCGCATGCGCTGATCTGCGCGCTGCCGCAGGCGGTCCTCGCTGTCGCTGCGCCGCCCGTCGTCGCCGAGCCTGTCGTTGCCGGATCTACCGTCGTCGCGGAGTCCTTTCCCTACGCGCCCACGGTCGAGCCCGAGGCCGGCGATGCCGACGCCGAGGATCTCGCCGCGATCCTCGACACCACGGCCGAGGGCATCGTCATGTTCGATGCCGAAGGCAACATCCACGCCTGCAACCGCAGCGCCGAGGCGCTGTTCGGCTATGACGGCGCAGCGCTGATGCAGCAGACCCTGATGACGCTGTTCGCGCCGGAGAGCCAGCAGATCGTCGCCGACTATCTCGAACACCTCAAGAGCCAGGACATATCGAGCCTGCTCGACCACGGCCGCGAGGTGCTGGGCCGCGAGAAGAAGGGCGGCGTCATTCCACTCGCCATGATCATGGGCCGCACGCGGCCCGACGGCCCGAACTTCTTCGCCGTGTTCCGCGATCTCTCGCAGACCAAGCAGGGCGAGAGCGAATTGAAGCAGGCGCGCCATCTCGCGAACGGCGCGGCGAATGCCAAGGCCGACATGCTGGCGCGGATCAGCCACGAGATCCGCACGCCGCTCAACGCCATCATCGGCTTCGCCGAGGTGATGATCTCCGAACGCTTCGGCGCGCTCGGCAACGAGCGCTACGGCGAATACATGAAGGACATCCGCGCCTCCGGCGAGCGTGTGATCACCATCATCGACGATCTGCTGGAGCTGTCGCGGATCGAGACCGGCAAGCTCGACCTCTCCTTCGCCAACCTCAACCTCAACGATCTCGTCGAAGCCTGTGTCACGGTGATGCAGCCGCAGGCCAATCGCGAGCGCATCATCATCCGCACCTCGCTCGCGCATGCGCTGCCGCAGGTGAGCGTGGACGCGCGCGCGATGCGGCAGATCACGGTGAACCTGATCTCGAACTCGATCCGGCTCGCCAGCGCCGGCGGCCAGGTCATCGTCTCGACCGCGCTGTCCGATCGCGGCGAGATTGCCTTGCGGATCCGCGACACCGGCCACGGCCTCAGCGAGCGCGAGGTCGCCGCCGCGATGGAGCCGTTCCGCACGCCGCCACCGGGCGATGCCGCGGACAGTTCGGCGCTCAGCCTGTCATTGACCAAGGCGCTGGTCGAAGCCAACCGCGCCCGGTTCAACATCAAGAGCGCGGCCAATTCCGGCACGCTGATCGAAGTGGTGTTCGCACCGGCGCTGGCGGGGGCGTGAGGGGTCGATCGCGGCAACGCGCGGCGGCGCTCAGGGATATCCGCGCGCCGCCGTGGATTCGCCGAACCATCGCGCCACGGCCTGAGCGACCTCCTCATGGTCGGGTGCGCCGTCACTGGCCCAGGCCACGAAGCCGTCGGGGCGCACCAGCACGGCGCTCAAACCCAGCCGGTCGCTGACGTCATCGGCGACATAATTAACCCGGTCGCTCCAGCGGCTTGCAAGCGCCTGAAGCGATGCACGCGCGTCGAAGTCCAGCAATATGCCTTTCGCCGTCCTGAGGCGTTCACCGACCGTCGTGCCGTCAGACAACTCGAAATCGGGAACACTGCGGCCTACAAGCGGATGGCGACCGCCGAGATCGTAGCGGAGCGAAACGCCGCGCACCCGCTCGGCGAAATAGGTCGCACCGTCCCGGGTCCCGATGAGATCGCGAATGATGGCCTGCAGCGCGCGCGTGCTCGGCGTCGGCCGCATGATCGCGACCTGCGCGCGCGACCAGTCGAGGATCTGCGCACCGGCAGGATGCCGCTCGCGCGAATAGCTATCGAGGAGATTCGCCGGCGCCTCGCCGCGGCTCGCAGCAGCCAACTTCCAGCCCAGGTTCATCGCATCGCCAAGACCGAGATTGAGGCCCTGGCCGCCCAGCGGCGAATGGACGTGAGCGGCATCGCCCGCCAGCAGCACGCGCCCCTTGCGATACGTTGTTGCCTGATGCGCCCGATCCGTCCAGGTCGCGGCAAGCCGAAGGGCGGTGACGGTGACGTCCGTGCGGGAGACGCGGCGCAAGACGCTCTGCACATGCTCGCGCGTGATCGGCTCGGTTCGATGGAAGGCACCACCGTCGAAATCGACCATCGCGATCGTCCCTGATGGCGCGTAGGTGTACATGCCCGTGGGCGTATGGTTGCGACCCGGGACAAGCTTGTCCGGGTCGGCCAGTTCGACGTCGATGGAATAGCCCGTGAATTCGGGATCGGTGCCGACGAAATCGAATCCGCTCAGCTTGCGCACCGCGCTGCGGCCGCCGTCGCAACCGACCAGCCAGCGTCCGCGGAAGGTCTCGCCAGCCGCCTGCGCCGTCACATCTTCGTCTGAAGCGGTGATGGCATTGACGCCGAAGCCGCGCCGGATCTCGACGCCCAAGCTGCATGCGCGCGCGGCCAGAACGAATTCGAGGGTTTCCATATCGACCGCGATGCTGGCATCCGCCGGCGTCGGCAAACGCCAGGGCCACTTCGCGGCATCGATGTCGTCCTGATAGAACTGAATGCCGGCGAAATGACCTGCGGGCCGGCGCGCCTGCTGCATCCAGTGGGCCGCACTCGTGATCGCGCCTGAGCTTGCGCGCTGCGCGATCACGATCTCGTCCAGCAAGCCACGCCGGTAGAAGGCCTCGACTGAGGGAACCGAAAGGCCACGCAGGCCGAACGGAAGTTGCTTCAGGGCCGAATGCGGATTCCGTGATTGCTCCAGCACCAGGACCGAGAGACCCGCGCGCCGCAGTTCGCACGCGAGAAACAGGCCGACGGGGCCGGCACCGGCAATGATGACGTCGTGTGGAATCGAGGATTGCAGATTCGGGGATTGGGTTTGCATGAGACGCTCCTGTGGTCGATGTTCGACCGGAGCGTTCCCTGAAGCCTGAGAATCACACGGACGAACGATTGGGCGCCTGCGTGGCGTCCGACGTTCGTCGCGGGGATCTCGTGCACAAGGCCAATGACCAGAGCTTTCGTTACCGAAAGGACTTGGGCTTACCAGACCAAGTCTGCCTTTTCCGACACGAGACGTATAGTTGCGTGACGATTGCTGCGCAACGAAAAAGGCACGGCGTTCGTGGCGCCGTGCCTTTCACATTCACGTGGCGTGGATCAGCTGTAGATCTCGAACAGGCCGGCGCCGCCCTGGCCGCCGCCGATGCACATGGTCACGACGCCCCACTTGGCCTTGCGGCGCGCACCTTCCTGGAGGAGGTGACCGGTGAGACGCGCACCGGTCATGCCGAAGGGATGGCCGATCGCGATCGAGCCGCCGTTGACGTTGTACTTGGCGGGATCGATGCCGAGCTTGTCGCGCGAGTAGAGGCACTGGCTGGCGAAGGCCTCGTTGAGCTCCCACAGATCGATGTCGTCGATCTTCAGGCCGGTGCGCTTCAGCAGCTTCGGGATCGCGAACACCGGGCCGATGCCCATCTCGTCGGGCTCGCAGCCGGCGGTCGCCCAGGCGACGAAGCGGCCGAGCGGCTTGAGGCCGCGCTTCTCGGCATCCTTGGCTTCCATCAGCACGACGGCGGCGGCGCCGTCCGAGAGCTGGCTGGCATTGCCGGCGGTGACGAACTTGCCGGGGCCCTTCACCGGCTCGAGCTTGGCGAGGCCCTCCAGCGTGGTCTCGGGCCGGTTGCACTCGTCGCGGTCGACGACGTAATCGACGATCGATTCCGCCTTGGTCTGCTTGTCGACGACCTTCATCTTCGTCTTCATCGGGACGATCTCGTCCTTGTACTTGCCCGCCTGCTGGGAGGCAGCCATGCGGCGCTGCGATTCCAGCGAGAACTCGTCCTGGTATTCGCGGCTGAGCTTGTAGCGCTCGGCGACGATGTCGGCGGTGTCGATCATCGCCATGAAGATATCAGGGGCGACCTTGAGCAGCTCCGGATCGATCGATTCCTTCGGCGTCCCGCCGCCCGGCATCGAGATGCTCTCGACGCCGCCCGCGACGATGCAGTCGGCGCCGTCGGAGCGGATCGAGTTGGCGGCCATCGCGATGGTCTGGAGCCCCGAGGAGCAGAAGCGGTTCACCGAGACGCCGGCCGTGGTCTTCGGCAGCCCGGCGAGCAGCGCGGCCTGGCGGCCGATGTTCGGCGCGCCGTGGGCGCAATTGCCGAGATAGCAGTCCTCGACATAGTCCTTCTCGACACCGGCGCGATCGACCGCGTGCTTGATGGCATGGGCCGCGAGCGACATCGGCGGCGTGATGTTGAACCCGCCGCGGCCGGATTTCGCGAGGCCCGTGCGCGCATAGGAAACGATGACGGCTTCACGCATTGTTTTCTCCCTTTCGACGATGGTACGGAGGCGTTGGTACGAGGCGTTCTGGGCGCCATTGGTACACAAAGTCCGGCGGTCGCGGGAAAAATAAAAACGCCGCCCCCGGTGAGGGAGGCGGCGTTGTTCCGCGGGTCGGAATATGCCGATATCTCAGAACGTCAGCGCTTTCACCTGCTTGACCTGCGGCAGGGCCTGCACCTTGGCGAGCAGCTCCGCCGGCACTGTGCCGTCGACCTCGATCAGCGCGATGGCATCGCTGCCCGGCGCGACGCGGCCGAGATGGAAGGTCGCGATGTTGATCTTGGCATCGCCCAGCAGGCTCGCGAACTTGCCGATGAAGCCCGGCTTGTCTTCGTTGGTGACGTAGATCATCGACTTGCCGAACTCGGCGTCGACGCGGATTCCCTTGACGTCGACCAGTCGCGGCTTGCCGTCATGGTACACGGTGCCGGAGACCGAGCGCTCCTGGCGCTCCGTCGCCACCGTGACGGTGATCAGGCTCTCGTAGTCGCTCTGCGCGGCGCGCACGATCTCGTCCACCACCATGCCGCGTTCCTTGGCCACGACGGGCGCGGAGACGACGTTGACCTCGCCCAGCATCGGCCGCAGCAGGCCCGACAGCACCGCGGAGGTGATCGCCTTGATCTTCATCTCGGCGACGTGG includes the following:
- a CDS encoding FAD-dependent oxidoreductase, with amino-acid sequence MQTQSPNLQSSIPHDVIIAGAGPVGLFLACELRRAGLSVLVLEQSRNPHSALKQLPFGLRGLSVPSVEAFYRRGLLDEIVIAQRASSGAITSAAHWMQQARRPAGHFAGIQFYQDDIDAAKWPWRLPTPADASIAVDMETLEFVLAARACSLGVEIRRGFGVNAITASDEDVTAQAAGETFRGRWLVGCDGGRSAVRKLSGFDFVGTDPEFTGYSIDVELADPDKLVPGRNHTPTGMYTYAPSGTIAMVDFDGGAFHRTEPITREHVQSVLRRVSRTDVTVTALRLAATWTDRAHQATTYRKGRVLLAGDAAHVHSPLGGQGLNLGLGDAMNLGWKLAAASRGEAPANLLDSYSRERHPAGAQILDWSRAQVAIMRPTPSTRALQAIIRDLIGTRDGATYFAERVRGVSLRYDLGGRHPLVGRSVPDFELSDGTTVGERLRTAKGILLDFDARASLQALASRWSDRVNYVADDVSDRLGLSAVLVRPDGFVAWASDGAPDHEEVAQAVARWFGESTAARGYP
- a CDS encoding PAS domain-containing protein, which gives rise to MTSSDFQLRGVGDPRLAVHATSPLPAWLWSIDGTRVLWANPVGAKLFGAANATALADRIFGPADSHRRQVARLARQLPANGAVRLERLRGFGARLGTLMTCACARLDFADGQHGLLVTAMDPTLRAMPLVERLHRLVDGAKVPMAAFAPDGLFVGASEAAHSLLGFRDLGDAGLDQTRSDALTTGRAETPIGIGKMVLQRVGVGADVGLVALIEPAAAPESTPDAAAEAPVESAPHAAAMPGAPPPSEAVPAGIALFDAFADPIEETAQAPEQEPEQEALAQAADIAPKTPVENLAEAIVSPQAAPITSHMVEPPPGHAEPPAPRQHPLRFLWQMDADGRFVLATGEFIHLMGARTAAGFGRPWREIADEFALDPEGRVAQALASRDTWAGITVNWPADGGEHLPVELAGLPVYDHARSFAGFKGFGVCRDLDGLNRLEALRRFEQFAAPSAQHGLSADIVAPDPEPVAEAPPPPGEPPAAEPEPTPEADLPAPAPAPDANSHPTDPETPVETPPNVVPFRPPGDVRSLSDQRSPTLTPVENSAFNELARQLSERLERERETIAAGTSEPPAAESAPEPPLPEPEAPQPPEWLAEPAPPAHGHSVRDRALLDLLPTGILIYRLDRLLYANPAFLARMGYADLGALEYAGGLDALYVEPGVSSASSTSQAGTPVTISATVANGEAPLPTTEAHLHTIDWDGESAHALICALPQAVLAVAAPPVVAEPVVAGSTVVAESFPYAPTVEPEAGDADAEDLAAILDTTAEGIVMFDAEGNIHACNRSAEALFGYDGAALMQQTLMTLFAPESQQIVADYLEHLKSQDISSLLDHGREVLGREKKGGVIPLAMIMGRTRPDGPNFFAVFRDLSQTKQGESELKQARHLANGAANAKADMLARISHEIRTPLNAIIGFAEVMISERFGALGNERYGEYMKDIRASGERVITIIDDLLELSRIETGKLDLSFANLNLNDLVEACVTVMQPQANRERIIIRTSLAHALPQVSVDARAMRQITVNLISNSIRLASAGGQVIVSTALSDRGEIALRIRDTGHGLSEREVAAAMEPFRTPPPGDAADSSALSLSLTKALVEANRARFNIKSAANSGTLIEVVFAPALAGA
- a CDS encoding thiolase family protein: MREAVIVSYARTGLAKSGRGGFNITPPMSLAAHAIKHAVDRAGVEKDYVEDCYLGNCAHGAPNIGRQAALLAGLPKTTAGVSVNRFCSSGLQTIAMAANSIRSDGADCIVAGGVESISMPGGGTPKESIDPELLKVAPDIFMAMIDTADIVAERYKLSREYQDEFSLESQRRMAASQQAGKYKDEIVPMKTKMKVVDKQTKAESIVDYVVDRDECNRPETTLEGLAKLEPVKGPGKFVTAGNASQLSDGAAAVVLMEAKDAEKRGLKPLGRFVAWATAGCEPDEMGIGPVFAIPKLLKRTGLKIDDIDLWELNEAFASQCLYSRDKLGIDPAKYNVNGGSIAIGHPFGMTGARLTGHLLQEGARRKAKWGVVTMCIGGGQGGAGLFEIYS